The genomic region ACTGTATCATGCGAACACTTGCTAAACTTAATGAACTTAAAAAACAAGCGATACAAGACGATAAAATTTACGCTAAAAAATTGGCCAACCACCAACCTTTAAGTGAGGTTGAAAATACATTTCATAAACATTATCAGAAAGCGATTAAATCATTTGACTCCCAAATTTTTGCCTACACCAATAGCTGTGAGACTTTAATTCAAAAGGTGGCAGCTCAAAACTTACAAGCCACTTATTTAGAATGTCGAACAATACGACTTGATGCTGAACGAGAAGTAGCTTTTGCAACGATCGAAGCTGGGGCGGCCTCAGCTGTTGTTATTGCCATGGGTATTGGTATTACTGCCTTTATCGCGACGGGTTCCATTCTCAGTATGGGAGCTTTGCCTGCGACTTTATTATTGGGGGGCATGGCGATTGGTATGGGCATTAAAATATTTGAAGCAATCGATAAGCATTATGACTTTGCGATTACGAATTCCATTCGAAATTTTATTACGTCAACATTTGATAAATTCAGTTTTAAAGTAAAACACCCGTTCACGCCGACACCTGAACCGACGATGAAATTGATTGCCATTCCTGAGAAGCCAAAGTTACACTTTTCCGAAAAATCTTCAGTATCGCCTTCACCAAGCCTGAGTAACCAGCACACGGTAAATAATGCCTCAGTCAATGTGCCTACCTACCGTCATTTGATTAATACTACGGCACCCATTGTTCCTGAGGAGCCAAGGCCTTCGTCAAGAATGCGGTTTTAAAATTTTATGTGGGTCTCTCGATTTTAACCTAAGGTGGACGTCTCTCATCCCGCGACATGTAAGCAAGCTTTCCATGAGGGAAAAAAGGAACTTTGCGTTTAAAATAAAAAACAAACTTAGAAGAGATAGGGTGAAAGTGTCGTTAAACTAAATTCCTGATAGTCAACGCGGATGATTTTGAGCGCATCGTGAAGCGTGTGCGACTGACATAAGGAGAGGAATTTAAATTCAGGTTTTTTTAAAGGTATTAAACGTAACTTTTCTTCACGCACTATAATTAATAAGTTGAGCGGCACACTCTGCGTCAAATCAATCGCCGGAATGGCTCCCTCGCATAAATCAATAATTTCGAGCAAATTATACTGACATTCAAGCAGCGCAGTTTTCCCTGGGAGGATATGACTGAGTGAATGTTTCACGTATTCATTTTGCCACGTTAAATCGGCTGCAGTTAAATCCATAGGGAGTGCCGCGCAAAGCCATTCAAAATGTGCAACCTCGGCAAGGTAGGGATGGGCAATGTGTACAGCATCTGCTTTTAAATACAATTTAAAAAATGCTCCATATTCGTTTAAATTTGGGCTGCGTGATGGTTCTGCTTGAATATAGGTAAGACCTATTTGTTGAAAATAAGCATCACCCAATAATTTATGAATGAGTGGGTAAGTTCGAGTTAAAGATTTAAGTAGAGTTGCTTGATAAGTGTTGCGATAAATTTCTAAATTGCAAGTATGCGTGATTGAAGCGTCAGATTCCTGATGTTTTATACTGTTTATAAATTCAATTTGGAAGTCCAGGAGTTTCATTAGATTACGCCTGAAATAGCAGTGATATTGAAGCGCTCAGCATGCTTTGCCTCTGCATAGAGAATTTCCCAGGAGGGTAGCTGATCATCCCATTCAATTATGGTGGGAAGGGAACCAAATTGATCAATGGCTTCTTGATACAAGACCCATACTTCTTGCGCCACCTTATCTGCATGGGTATCAATTAAAATGCTCTGTCCTTCAATTTCACGTCGCGTAAATCCACCCAAATGAATTTCTTTAACATGTTGGGTTTTAATTGCTTGTAAATATTCTTGCGGCTTAAAATGATGATGACTTGCTGAAACATAAATATTATTAAGGTCGAGCAAAATTCCACATCCTGAACGATCGGCAATTTCATTAAGCATTTGCCACTCAGCTAAATAATCTATTTTAAAGCCAACGTAACTCGAAATATTTTCGATCAAAATAAAACGCTGTAAATAAGTTTGTACCCTTTGAATGCGTTCAACAATATGATTAACCGTTTCTGTTGTGCGTGGGAGCGGAAACAAATCGTGGAAATAATGACTTTTCAGAGATGTCCATGCTAAATGATCAGAAACAAATAACGGATCAACTTGTTGAATTAATTGTTTTAAGTTTTCAAGGTAAACAAGATTTAAGCTATCGGTTCCACCGAGTGATAAATTAACACCATGCAAGCTAAGGGGATAATCACCTCGCAATGCGACTAACTTTTTGACAGCCCGTGGTTGATTAAAATAATTTTCACTATGGACTTCAAGCAATGCTAAGGGCGGTTTATACATGAAAATATCATTTTCATATTTATTTTTATAACTAACGCCTGTAAATTGCATGATTATTTACGTTTTATGAAATGATAAATGATCGGCAAAAGACTGATAATGATCATTGCGATTAAAGGTAACAAAATACTGGGTGTAAAAATAATAGTGTAACTTGGCGAGGTATCTTGCTCGAAGACTTTACCTAAACCGCGCCCCACCATGGCATACACAAAGGTTGCTGGAAATACGCCTAAAACAGTTGCTGCAATAAA from Gammaproteobacteria bacterium harbors:
- a CDS encoding putative DNA-binding domain-containing protein, whose amino-acid sequence is MKLLDFQIEFINSIKHQESDASITHTCNLEIYRNTYQATLLKSLTRTYPLIHKLLGDAYFQQIGLTYIQAEPSRSPNLNEYGAFFKLYLKADAVHIAHPYLAEVAHFEWLCAALPMDLTAADLTWQNEYVKHSLSHILPGKTALLECQYNLLEIIDLCEGAIPAIDLTQSVPLNLLIIVREEKLRLIPLKKPEFKFLSLCQSHTLHDALKIIRVDYQEFSLTTLSPYLF
- a CDS encoding DUF692 domain-containing protein, with protein sequence MQFTGVSYKNKYENDIFMYKPPLALLEVHSENYFNQPRAVKKLVALRGDYPLSLHGVNLSLGGTDSLNLVYLENLKQLIQQVDPLFVSDHLAWTSLKSHYFHDLFPLPRTTETVNHIVERIQRVQTYLQRFILIENISSYVGFKIDYLAEWQMLNEIADRSGCGILLDLNNIYVSASHHHFKPQEYLQAIKTQHVKEIHLGGFTRREIEGQSILIDTHADKVAQEVWVLYQEAIDQFGSLPTIIEWDDQLPSWEILYAEAKHAERFNITAISGVI